The proteins below come from a single Methanobacteriaceae archaeon genomic window:
- a CDS encoding Zn-ribbon domain-containing OB-fold protein has protein sequence MKDIVRGWRHISQRYNLIGSKCLQCGEVFFPMRVICPECRRKGKLEDIKFSGKGKIHSYSVIHTPTDEFKNISPYAVAIIELEEGAKVTSQIVDCDIGDIEVGQEVELVFRKIREEGEEGVISYGYKFKLRQ, from the coding sequence ATGAAAGATATTGTAAGAGGCTGGCGTCACATTTCACAAAGGTACAATCTCATTGGATCAAAGTGTTTACAATGCGGTGAAGTGTTTTTTCCCATGCGAGTTATCTGTCCTGAGTGCCGGAGGAAAGGGAAACTAGAGGATATCAAATTCAGTGGAAAGGGGAAAATTCACAGTTACTCCGTTATTCACACACCAACCGATGAATTTAAGAATATATCACCCTATGCTGTGGCTATAATTGAACTGGAAGAAGGAGCCAAAGTTACCAGCCAAATTGTGGACTGCGACATTGGGGATATTGAAGTAGGTCAGGAAGTTGAATTAGTGTTTAGAAAAATTAGAGAAGAAGGCGAAGAAGGAGTTATTTCCTATGGTTACAAATTCAAACTCAGACAGTAA
- the cfbA gene encoding sirohydrochlorin nickelochelatase translates to MVTNSNSDSKIGVLLVGHGSRLPYGKDVLSQIADIYRMQTEHPVEIGFMNMNKPSIPSSINKLAQMGVEKIVVTPVFLAHGVHTKQDIPHILGLNNGDDTQGHSHGHDHGHSHSHDDEVQEEIHFQGEIIYTDPLGADPKIADIIKDRVDNAL, encoded by the coding sequence ATGGTTACAAATTCAAACTCAGACAGTAAGATTGGTGTCCTGCTGGTGGGGCACGGAAGCAGATTACCCTATGGTAAAGACGTTCTAAGCCAAATAGCAGATATTTATCGGATGCAAACTGAACATCCTGTAGAAATAGGATTTATGAATATGAACAAACCATCAATTCCCTCATCCATCAATAAACTAGCCCAGATGGGTGTGGAAAAGATTGTGGTAACCCCTGTTTTTCTGGCTCATGGAGTGCACACTAAACAGGATATTCCCCATATTCTGGGATTAAACAATGGAGATGACACCCAGGGGCACAGCCATGGACATGATCATGGGCACAGCCATTCACATGATGATGAAGTTCAAGAAGAAATTCACTTCCAGGGAGAGATTATATACACGGATCCACTGGGTGCTGACCCCAAAATTGCAGATATAATCAAAGACAGAGTAGATAACGCACTTTAA
- the thiL gene encoding thiamine-phosphate kinase → MSSKKYLNRVKFEKNLEISHLGEKKLIKRLLKHGRAFQPNSTFFDESYFKSLSDDAALIDFGDKYLAVTSDLLLESSHLPPTMSPKEKGMKVVTVNVSDLAAMGAKPFGFILSLGLVKDLPLGEFDKIMEGVFEACQDYEMGLMGGDTNQADELILSGTCLGTVDKDKVLMKEGAMPGDVVAVTGPLGVAAAGFEFLLAPPPVQEKLKKTLKSSTLKLVEKHALEPKARLKEGLMLAETGAVTSATDITDGLASEMGEILEASENSVGITIFETMIPINPETREFASLLNRDALDFALYYGEDFELLLTIRKDEFETLKDEFGLHQVGVVTSSGKMEIVDKAGKTNILKPKGYQHFNKD, encoded by the coding sequence ATGTCTTCAAAAAAATATTTGAATAGGGTAAAATTCGAAAAAAATCTCGAAATATCCCATCTCGGTGAGAAAAAACTTATTAAACGACTCCTTAAACATGGTCGTGCATTTCAACCTAATTCTACTTTTTTTGATGAATCTTATTTTAAAAGTCTCAGTGATGATGCTGCTTTAATTGATTTCGGTGACAAATATTTGGCTGTCACTTCTGACCTTCTTCTGGAATCATCTCATCTACCCCCTACTATGAGTCCTAAAGAGAAGGGTATGAAAGTGGTTACAGTTAATGTTAGTGATTTAGCAGCTATGGGAGCAAAACCATTCGGTTTTATACTTTCTTTAGGTTTGGTTAAAGATCTGCCCCTGGGAGAGTTTGACAAAATCATGGAAGGTGTATTTGAGGCCTGTCAGGATTATGAAATGGGACTCATGGGTGGTGACACTAACCAGGCAGATGAACTCATCCTCAGTGGAACCTGTTTAGGCACTGTGGATAAAGATAAAGTTCTGATGAAGGAAGGTGCAATGCCCGGGGATGTGGTGGCAGTCACCGGCCCCTTGGGTGTGGCTGCAGCAGGATTTGAATTTTTACTAGCTCCACCACCAGTTCAGGAAAAACTCAAAAAGACTCTTAAATCCTCTACACTGAAACTGGTTGAGAAACATGCCCTTGAACCGAAGGCAAGATTGAAAGAGGGTTTAATGCTGGCAGAAACTGGTGCTGTGACCTCTGCTACAGATATTACTGATGGTCTGGCCAGTGAAATGGGGGAGATCTTGGAAGCTTCTGAAAATAGTGTGGGAATTACTATTTTTGAGACCATGATCCCCATAAATCCAGAAACAAGAGAATTTGCATCCCTACTGAACAGGGATGCTCTTGATTTTGCACTTTATTATGGTGAAGACTTTGAACTTCTTTTAACCATCAGAAAGGATGAATTTGAAACATTAAAAGATGAATTCGGGCTTCATCAGGTGGGTGTGGTGACCAGTTCTGGTAAGATGGAAATAGTAGATAAGGCTGGTAAAACAAATATATTAAAGCCCAAAGGTTACCAGCACTTTAATAAGGATTAA
- the amrS gene encoding AmmeMemoRadiSam system radical SAM enzyme, with product MKKEAILYEKLDGALNCHVCHRGCVISNGKTGFCGMRQNEDGTMYSLNYASASSVAVDPIEKKPLFHFYPGSLSFSLGSVGCNFRCPYCQNWTISQATLEEIGTNDILPEHAIELAQENLCASISWTYNEPTMWFEYTYDSAKLAKKNDVKTVYVTNGYMSQESLDLISPYLDAANVDLKGMSDTFYQELCQARLEPVLENIQIMHDQGIHLEVTNLVIPGYNDSHEDLSALVKFMAEVDVEIPLHFTRFYPHYHMKQVPPTPVETLEKAQKMATEAGIKYVYVGNVPGSDGENTRCPECRELLIKRDGFTIRANHLKKDKKCPECGAKIHIMV from the coding sequence ATGAAAAAGGAAGCAATACTTTATGAAAAGCTGGATGGGGCGCTAAACTGCCATGTTTGTCACCGTGGCTGTGTAATATCCAATGGGAAGACTGGTTTTTGTGGTATGCGACAGAACGAAGATGGCACCATGTACAGTTTGAACTATGCCTCAGCCTCCTCAGTGGCAGTGGATCCTATTGAGAAAAAACCCCTATTCCATTTTTATCCTGGAAGCCTTTCATTCAGTTTGGGGAGTGTGGGTTGCAACTTCCGATGCCCTTACTGTCAGAATTGGACCATATCCCAGGCTACACTGGAGGAGATAGGGACCAATGATATCCTTCCAGAGCACGCTATAGAATTGGCCCAGGAAAATCTCTGTGCTTCCATTTCCTGGACCTATAATGAACCCACCATGTGGTTTGAATACACCTATGACTCAGCTAAACTGGCTAAAAAAAATGATGTGAAGACGGTTTATGTAACCAATGGTTATATGAGCCAGGAAAGTCTGGATCTCATCAGCCCCTATCTGGACGCGGCTAATGTGGATTTGAAGGGGATGTCAGATACGTTCTACCAGGAACTGTGCCAGGCCAGACTGGAACCAGTACTGGAAAACATCCAGATCATGCATGATCAGGGAATTCACCTGGAAGTTACCAATCTGGTGATACCCGGATACAATGATTCCCATGAAGATCTCTCTGCACTGGTTAAATTCATGGCTGAGGTGGATGTGGAGATTCCCCTGCACTTTACCAGGTTCTATCCCCACTACCACATGAAGCAAGTGCCACCCACTCCAGTGGAAACTCTGGAGAAAGCTCAGAAAATGGCCACAGAAGCAGGGATTAAATATGTTTATGTGGGTAATGTTCCAGGCAGTGATGGAGAGAACACCCGATGTCCTGAATGCAGGGAACTGCTCATAAAAAGAGATGGATTTACAATCAGGGCTAACCATCTCAAAAAAGATAAGAAATGTCCCGAATGTGGGGCTAAAATTCATATTATGGTTTAA
- a CDS encoding UbiD family decarboxylase has translation MQKFLKTLENDFNIIKIDEKVSTNLEASGFLRKYPKDTIIMENIKESDMKVISGICNTREKIARALNTDVEGITQKIIKATANPVPITNYKTVQDVFDVSKPADLNEIPILTYYRRDAGPYITSGVIIAKDPETGVRNASIHRMLVLGKDSLTARIVPRHLYTYHKRAEELDEPLELAIAIGMHPATLLATTTSVPINVDELEVANHFHQGNMNLIKCETVDLEVPECEILLEGKMLPHERAEEGPFVDLTDTYDVVRQEPVIKLDQMHYRNDSMYHAIMPAGFEHKLLQGLPQEPRIFTAVQNTVPTVKNVALTEGGCCWLHAAISIQKQTQGDGKNVIMAALAAHPSLKHCVVVDEDVDIFNAEDIEYAIATRVKGDDDILIVPGARGSSLDPCATPEGTTTKMGVDATKPLDKLEKFERVSFSD, from the coding sequence ATGCAAAAATTCTTAAAAACTCTTGAAAATGACTTTAATATTATCAAAATAGATGAAAAGGTATCTACTAATCTGGAAGCATCTGGATTTTTAAGAAAATATCCAAAAGACACTATTATCATGGAAAACATCAAAGAATCGGATATGAAAGTCATATCAGGGATATGCAACACCCGTGAGAAAATAGCCCGGGCTTTGAACACAGATGTGGAAGGTATAACCCAGAAAATTATAAAGGCAACAGCAAATCCCGTTCCAATAACTAATTATAAAACGGTCCAAGATGTTTTTGATGTTTCCAAACCAGCAGACCTCAATGAAATTCCCATACTCACCTATTACCGGCGTGATGCTGGTCCTTACATCACTTCTGGGGTGATCATTGCCAAGGATCCGGAAACAGGAGTGCGGAATGCATCCATCCACCGCATGCTCGTGTTGGGTAAGGACAGTCTCACCGCCCGTATAGTTCCCAGACACCTTTACACTTACCATAAACGTGCTGAAGAACTGGATGAACCTCTGGAACTGGCCATTGCCATTGGAATGCACCCGGCCACCCTACTGGCCACCACCACATCCGTACCCATCAACGTGGATGAACTGGAAGTAGCCAACCATTTCCACCAGGGAAACATGAATCTTATTAAATGTGAAACAGTGGATTTAGAGGTACCTGAATGTGAAATACTCCTTGAAGGTAAGATGTTACCTCATGAAAGAGCTGAAGAAGGACCATTTGTTGACCTCACAGACACCTATGATGTAGTACGCCAGGAACCAGTTATCAAACTGGATCAGATGCACTACAGGAATGATTCAATGTATCACGCCATAATGCCTGCTGGCTTCGAGCATAAACTGCTACAGGGTCTTCCCCAAGAACCAAGAATATTCACTGCTGTTCAAAACACTGTGCCCACTGTGAAAAATGTTGCACTCACTGAAGGGGGATGTTGCTGGCTTCACGCTGCTATATCCATTCAAAAACAGACGCAAGGGGATGGAAAAAATGTTATCATGGCAGCACTGGCCGCTCACCCTTCGCTCAAACATTGTGTAGTGGTGGACGAGGATGTGGACATCTTTAATGCTGAGGATATTGAGTATGCCATAGCCACCCGGGTGAAAGGCGATGATGATATTCTAATAGTCCCTGGAGCCCGTGGTTCATCTCTGGATCCGTGTGCAACTCCTGAAGGCACAACTACCAAGATGGGTGTTGATGCAACTAAACCCCTGGATAAGCTGGAGAAGTTCGAAAGGGTTAGTTTTTCTGATTAG
- the purE gene encoding 5-(carboxyamino)imidazole ribonucleotide mutase, whose protein sequence is MEPKVMIILGSASDFKIAEKATQILEKLGIYYDLRVASAHRTHEKVKKIVTKATKNGVDVFIGIAGLSAHLPGIIAGITHKPVIGVPVEVKVAGLDALFASVQMPLGAPVATVGIDRGDNAAIMAAQIIGIDNKDIRERLSQFRNDFYSKIAEDEEGIFPQIKGKYYSKISIDLDEENEKAFGNELERDEVTIHPGERMENRHPPQVAVISGSYSDIKVAKKATMFLDKLNITYDSAVISPVRSPEKFENFLKRNKDTNLFIAISGLSAHVTGAVVAYTEKPVIGVPCAIRMDGMDALLSMVNMPPGVPVATVGIDAGGNAAILAAEMLSIGDEVIKRDIMRFKGNINCKR, encoded by the coding sequence ATGGAACCTAAGGTTATGATCATACTGGGCAGTGCTTCAGATTTTAAAATAGCTGAAAAAGCCACACAAATCCTGGAAAAACTGGGAATATACTACGATCTGAGAGTAGCCTCCGCCCACCGGACCCACGAAAAGGTTAAAAAAATAGTTACCAAGGCAACCAAGAATGGTGTAGATGTATTCATAGGTATTGCTGGATTATCAGCACATCTACCTGGTATAATAGCAGGAATTACTCATAAACCTGTTATTGGAGTACCAGTAGAGGTTAAAGTCGCAGGACTGGATGCACTTTTCGCCTCAGTCCAGATGCCATTAGGTGCTCCTGTAGCAACGGTGGGAATAGATAGGGGAGATAACGCTGCAATAATGGCGGCTCAAATAATAGGAATTGATAATAAGGATATTAGAGAGAGGTTGTCACAATTCAGAAACGATTTTTATTCTAAAATTGCAGAAGATGAGGAAGGCATTTTCCCCCAAATAAAGGGAAAATATTATTCCAAGATAAGCATTGATTTGGATGAAGAGAATGAAAAAGCCTTTGGAAATGAACTTGAAAGGGATGAAGTCACCATTCATCCTGGTGAAAGGATGGAGAACCGTCACCCTCCCCAAGTGGCAGTGATCTCTGGAAGTTACAGTGACATTAAGGTGGCTAAGAAGGCCACCATGTTCCTGGATAAACTGAATATTACCTACGATTCTGCGGTTATATCCCCAGTGAGATCCCCTGAAAAGTTTGAAAACTTCCTTAAAAGGAATAAGGATACCAATCTATTTATTGCCATATCCGGACTTTCCGCCCATGTGACCGGAGCAGTGGTGGCCTACACTGAAAAACCAGTTATAGGAGTTCCCTGCGCTATAAGAATGGATGGAATGGATGCACTACTTTCCATGGTGAACATGCCTCCGGGAGTGCCAGTGGCCACCGTTGGTATCGATGCAGGGGGTAACGCTGCAATACTCGCTGCTGAAATGCTCAGCATAGGTGATGAGGTTATAAAAAGGGACATTATGCGGTTTAAGGGGAATATTAACTGTAAAAGGTAG
- a CDS encoding glycosyltransferase → MSWIILLLVIIIASVKNRTSKKPMTVSVILPAYNEEKTVASVIRAVQSLDYVDEIIVVNDGSLDATERVAKEAGATVISHTKNRGKGAAIKTGFKNSKGDIVVFLDADLQKLTPKQVDKMIRPILNGEADVTKTKFKREAGRVTELTAKPLLSFFFPEIKFEQPLSGQFAAKRSFLNNIQLEDDYGVDVGIVLDADVMGVRVKEVDIGSINHAMSSLYELNIVATEVVRTIVDRANTYGRITMIDSLGRSIRMGVLGLSLTTLGFFFLFFIKIRPSYVALYIGLGIIIIGIIIAAYYIIKIIRSSIKTILRPDDKSRNIKSIFYMHSPLIVSGLIMFAVLFTMLGSVHIDEGKISVEPTARNLIFLKQPTTNQSFDIRGPYTVDSALENEYSAMRLPQDALNTLELGYGDHIFINGQSYVLNQSIPGEEENIMRIPYNARTALGLNVRDTIRDSELRNFFKDLYVEKNIPLERAANLTITEGMIIKHTASDGKIINLYLNNQKIATTTGILRDGSYKIYVNGYLYKIITIEPGSTQKTFLVTKGNNVIKIEVAGDAKSTAEFPTSDQGVLFYFNLPPH, encoded by the coding sequence GTGTCTTGGATTATTCTATTACTAGTTATTATCATCGCTTCGGTGAAAAATAGGACTTCAAAAAAGCCCATGACCGTATCAGTCATATTACCAGCATATAATGAGGAAAAAACTGTTGCTAGTGTGATCCGCGCTGTTCAATCTCTAGATTATGTTGATGAGATCATTGTAGTTAATGATGGTTCACTGGATGCCACCGAAAGAGTGGCAAAAGAAGCAGGTGCAACTGTTATAAGCCACACCAAAAACAGGGGAAAAGGTGCTGCCATAAAAACTGGGTTTAAAAACTCTAAAGGAGACATAGTTGTTTTCCTAGATGCGGATCTTCAGAAACTAACCCCTAAACAAGTGGATAAAATGATTCGGCCCATTTTAAATGGAGAGGCTGATGTTACCAAGACCAAATTTAAAAGAGAAGCAGGGAGAGTTACTGAATTAACAGCTAAACCATTATTAAGCTTTTTCTTCCCGGAGATTAAATTTGAACAACCTCTCAGTGGCCAGTTTGCCGCTAAAAGATCCTTCTTAAATAATATCCAGTTGGAAGATGATTACGGAGTGGATGTGGGGATAGTTTTAGATGCAGATGTGATGGGAGTGCGAGTTAAAGAGGTTGATATTGGTAGTATTAACCATGCCATGTCCTCCCTGTATGAACTCAACATTGTAGCCACTGAAGTGGTGCGAACTATCGTGGACCGTGCCAATACCTATGGCCGCATCACCATGATCGACAGCCTGGGAAGGTCCATAAGAATGGGAGTTTTAGGCCTTTCACTGACAACTCTCGGGTTTTTCTTCCTTTTTTTCATTAAAATTCGCCCTTCCTACGTGGCTCTGTACATAGGGCTGGGCATAATCATTATTGGAATTATAATCGCTGCTTATTATATTATCAAGATCATTAGATCATCCATTAAAACCATTTTAAGGCCAGATGATAAGTCCCGGAACATTAAATCAATCTTTTACATGCACTCACCCCTGATTGTTTCAGGACTTATCATGTTTGCAGTGCTCTTCACCATGCTGGGATCAGTGCACATTGATGAAGGGAAAATATCTGTGGAACCCACTGCACGGAATCTCATATTCCTCAAACAACCAACCACCAACCAAAGTTTTGACATTCGCGGCCCCTACACCGTGGACAGTGCACTGGAAAACGAATATTCTGCGATGCGTTTGCCACAAGATGCGCTTAACACACTTGAATTAGGATATGGAGATCATATTTTTATTAATGGTCAGAGTTATGTCCTGAATCAGTCCATTCCTGGTGAGGAAGAGAATATTATGAGGATACCCTACAATGCTAGAACAGCACTGGGACTTAATGTAAGGGATACCATACGGGATAGTGAACTGCGAAATTTCTTCAAAGATCTATATGTGGAAAAAAACATCCCCCTGGAGAGAGCAGCTAATTTAACTATTACCGAAGGAATGATAATAAAACATACTGCCTCTGATGGAAAAATCATTAACCTGTATCTAAACAATCAAAAAATCGCCACTACTACGGGAATACTCAGGGATGGATCATACAAAATCTATGTCAATGGTTATCTGTATAAAATTATAACTATTGAACCAGGCAGCACCCAAAAAACATTCCTGGTGACTAAAGGAAACAATGTGATTAAGATTGAAGTTGCAGGAGATGCCAAGTCCACTGCAGAATTCCCAACCTCAGATCAAGGAGTTCTATTTTACTTCAACTTACCCCCCCACTAG
- a CDS encoding DUF1743 domain-containing protein, which produces MEILTPKDLKEKFQDPWIAPYHKVLTLVDGDLVEIVEYHPCISGSQWMIYQYQNSSDIVLKAQRDGNRHTFLVKTGKSNLSLTPSLHAAGIEEVSVEEDEVKVVHAGLAGAGVGAAMCRGMAEGVKRVELKDIGGGSKVGRATVVTPRLQKVVIGIDDTDTKDEGATWTLAHNVGAELARQGYEYLDHVTVQLYPHNPNKTQNCVGIALVFAVKPGEKDELVHKVVKLLKKGTLSDKTAIAVLEGIRVPEKLRSYGEAAKKSMITVEEAEEVAKSVGVQLVEVTGSQGKIGALAALGMYNDIEEAVKVYY; this is translated from the coding sequence ATGGAAATACTCACTCCCAAGGATTTAAAGGAAAAATTCCAGGATCCGTGGATAGCACCCTACCACAAAGTTCTTACCCTGGTAGATGGGGATTTGGTGGAAATTGTGGAATATCACCCCTGCATCTCCGGTTCTCAGTGGATGATCTACCAGTACCAGAACAGTAGCGACATAGTTCTAAAAGCCCAAAGGGATGGAAACAGACACACATTCCTGGTAAAAACGGGCAAATCCAATTTAAGTCTTACACCCAGCCTGCATGCAGCGGGAATAGAAGAGGTTTCAGTGGAGGAAGATGAAGTTAAAGTGGTGCACGCTGGTCTGGCTGGTGCTGGAGTGGGGGCTGCTATGTGCAGGGGAATGGCAGAAGGAGTGAAAAGAGTAGAATTAAAGGACATAGGGGGAGGTTCTAAGGTGGGTAGGGCCACTGTAGTCACCCCACGCCTTCAGAAAGTGGTTATTGGTATTGATGACACTGACACCAAAGATGAAGGTGCTACCTGGACATTGGCTCATAATGTGGGTGCAGAACTTGCCAGACAGGGATACGAATATCTGGATCATGTTACTGTCCAGCTTTACCCTCACAACCCTAATAAAACCCAAAACTGCGTAGGAATAGCCCTTGTTTTTGCAGTAAAACCTGGAGAAAAGGATGAACTGGTTCATAAGGTAGTAAAACTCTTAAAAAAAGGTACATTATCTGATAAAACTGCAATTGCAGTTCTTGAGGGAATAAGAGTTCCTGAAAAACTCAGATCATATGGGGAGGCAGCTAAAAAGTCTATGATAACTGTGGAAGAGGCTGAAGAAGTAGCTAAATCTGTAGGGGTTCAATTAGTGGAAGTCACGGGTTCTCAGGGTAAAATAGGTGCCCTGGCTGCCCTCGGGATGTATAATGATATTGAAGAGGCAGTTAAGGTTTATTATTGA
- a CDS encoding 6,7-dimethyl-8-ribityllumazine synthase: MVKVRIGAVVAEFNYDITHMMLELAKEHAKFLESEITEVIAVPGVFDMPLAIKKLLEQDDIDAVVTLGAVIEGATSHDEIVVQHASRKIADLALEYDKPVALGITGPGMTRLEAHQRVDYAKRAVEAAVKMTERLK, from the coding sequence ATGGTAAAAGTTAGGATAGGTGCTGTAGTGGCAGAATTTAATTATGACATCACTCATATGATGTTAGAACTTGCCAAAGAACATGCTAAATTTTTAGAATCAGAAATAACAGAAGTAATAGCTGTTCCTGGAGTTTTCGACATGCCACTGGCCATAAAAAAACTCTTAGAACAGGATGATATTGATGCTGTGGTTACACTGGGAGCAGTAATTGAAGGAGCCACCTCCCATGATGAAATAGTAGTGCAGCATGCATCCCGTAAAATTGCTGATCTGGCACTGGAATATGATAAACCAGTGGCACTGGGAATCACCGGACCTGGCATGACTCGACTAGAAGCACATCAAAGAGTGGATTATGCCAAACGTGCTGTGGAAGCAGCAGTTAAAATGACGGAACGACTTAAATAA
- a CDS encoding cysteine desulfurase encodes MKTADVRRDIPLLDEFIYLDAASTTPTPRPVAEAMCDYFYNYNANTGRGAYHLTVKATQKFDEAREKIAKFVNSEPDEIIFTKNTTEAINIVAHGLDFKKGENILVSNIEHHSNFVPWLNLKRKGVEIKVVKADEKGIVDSSEVEKAVDENTRMVSISHISNSMGSVQPVKEISKITSDNGILFLLDAAQSAGHTRIDLKKLKADMVAFPGHKGFLGPVGTGFLYCNRQLQDQMLPLNLGGGTVDNVTEEDFQLTEASTRFEGGTQNIAGVIGLSAAMDYLKRIGMEKIEKHSRKLTKIMYQEIQEVENAIIYGSPENIYGIVSFNINNINPHDLAKILDESRSICVRSGFHCAIPSIKHIGAYELGGTVRASIHYYNTREEIEILGETLKEASKFLA; translated from the coding sequence ATGAAAACAGCCGATGTTAGAAGGGACATTCCCCTCTTAGACGAATTTATATATTTGGATGCTGCCAGCACCACTCCCACTCCCAGGCCAGTGGCAGAGGCCATGTGTGACTACTTTTACAATTACAATGCCAACACAGGTAGGGGTGCTTATCATTTAACAGTAAAAGCAACCCAAAAATTTGATGAAGCCAGGGAAAAGATTGCTAAATTTGTCAATTCTGAGCCTGATGAAATCATATTCACTAAAAACACCACCGAGGCCATAAACATAGTGGCTCATGGTCTGGATTTCAAAAAAGGTGAAAATATCCTTGTATCCAACATAGAACACCATTCAAATTTTGTGCCCTGGCTAAACCTGAAGAGGAAGGGGGTTGAAATTAAAGTGGTTAAAGCTGATGAAAAGGGGATAGTTGATTCTTCTGAAGTTGAAAAAGCAGTGGATGAAAACACGAGAATGGTAAGCATCAGCCACATATCCAATTCCATGGGATCTGTGCAACCAGTGAAAGAAATCTCTAAAATAACTTCAGATAATGGCATATTATTTCTGTTAGATGCCGCCCAATCCGCAGGACACACCAGAATAGACTTGAAGAAATTAAAGGCTGATATGGTGGCTTTTCCAGGACATAAAGGCTTTTTAGGGCCAGTTGGAACCGGATTTTTGTACTGCAACCGCCAGTTGCAAGATCAGATGCTTCCCTTGAATCTGGGTGGAGGAACAGTAGATAACGTTACAGAGGAAGATTTTCAACTCACCGAAGCATCTACCCGCTTTGAAGGCGGTACTCAAAACATAGCTGGGGTTATTGGGCTGAGTGCAGCTATGGATTACCTTAAACGAATAGGAATGGAAAAAATTGAGAAACACAGTAGGAAATTAACCAAAATAATGTACCAGGAGATACAGGAAGTTGAAAATGCCATTATTTATGGAAGTCCAGAAAATATTTATGGTATAGTTTCCTTCAATATTAATAATATAAATCCCCATGACCTGGCCAAGATACTTGATGAAAGTAGATCAATATGTGTCAGGAGCGGATTTCACTGTGCAATTCCTTCAATAAAGCATATTGGAGCTTACGAATTGGGTGGAACTGTCAGGGCATCTATACATTACTACAACACTCGAGAAGAAATAGAAATATTGGGTGAAACTCTAAAGGAAGCGTCTAAATTCCTGGCTTGA
- a CDS encoding NAD-dependent isocitrate dehydrogenase — MYKISVIPGDGIGKEVMEAALHVLEAIDVEFDYTFAEAGDEYMEKTGVALPQETVDIVKASQACLFGAAGESAADVIVKMRQELDLYVNLRPVKSYPGTNCLFDNLDFVIVRENTEGLYIGLEEETEEGATATRVITRKASERICRFAFEYAKKTGRKKVTAVHKANVLKKTDGLFKEIFYKVAEDYPDMELDDRYVDATAMFFITKPEMFDVIVTTNLFGDILSDEGAGLVGGLGLIPSANIGEKQGLFEPVHGSAPSHAGKGTANPAAMILSAVLMLDYLEENEEARRLENALVEVLAEGEVVTRDLGGNASTMEMAAEVRRKLEA, encoded by the coding sequence ATGTACAAAATTTCAGTCATACCTGGGGATGGGATAGGTAAAGAGGTTATGGAGGCTGCCCTCCATGTGTTAGAAGCAATAGATGTTGAGTTTGATTACACATTTGCAGAAGCCGGAGATGAATACATGGAAAAAACTGGTGTAGCACTACCTCAGGAAACCGTGGACATAGTAAAAGCATCACAGGCATGTCTTTTCGGAGCAGCCGGTGAATCCGCAGCAGATGTTATAGTTAAAATGAGACAGGAACTTGACCTCTACGTTAACCTGCGACCAGTTAAATCATATCCAGGTACTAACTGCCTATTTGATAATTTGGACTTTGTGATAGTCCGAGAAAACACAGAGGGACTTTATATTGGTTTGGAAGAGGAAACTGAAGAAGGAGCAACTGCTACCAGGGTCATAACCAGGAAAGCCTCCGAAAGGATATGTAGATTTGCCTTTGAGTATGCTAAAAAAACCGGCAGAAAAAAAGTCACTGCCGTGCATAAAGCCAATGTCCTTAAAAAAACCGACGGACTCTTCAAGGAAATATTCTATAAAGTTGCAGAAGATTATCCTGACATGGAACTGGATGACCGTTACGTGGATGCCACTGCCATGTTTTTCATCACCAAACCAGAAATGTTCGATGTAATAGTAACCACCAACCTCTTCGGTGACATTCTCTCTGATGAAGGTGCAGGACTGGTGGGAGGGCTAGGATTAATACCCTCAGCCAATATTGGAGAAAAACAGGGATTATTCGAACCAGTACACGGTTCTGCACCAAGTCATGCTGGCAAAGGAACTGCCAATCCGGCGGCAATGATTTTATCTGCAGTTTTAATGCTTGATTACTTGGAAGAAAACGAAGAAGCACGCAGGCTGGAAAATGCCCTGGTAGAAGTGCTGGCCGAGGGTGAAGTCGTCACCAGGGATCTGGGTGGTAATGCATCCACCATGGAAATGGCTGCAGAAGTCAGAAGGAAGCTTGAAGCTTAA